In Phragmites australis chromosome 17, lpPhrAust1.1, whole genome shotgun sequence, the following are encoded in one genomic region:
- the LOC133896850 gene encoding protein ILITYHIA-like, which translates to MFVNRQIVNIWYVPGTKKLSKPDDVLSAAERYIEQNGPEAFEKLINKVLGEPTFMKPFAAALVQSMEKNLKVTSPLTSFKLLRWSHYLLKWSQFATLSKGAFSRLANAQAVLCQVLMDGSFRRRRTCKQLFIQLFSEPIGIYKMYIEEVRDLRISLRDSPSFLNLILDFTITSPSLSAEYKPVFLDLYVKTILYHHGTMAGITKKSGASYGRPEN; encoded by the exons ATGTTTGTGAATCGCCAAATAGTAAACATATGGTATGTCCCAGGAACAAAGAAGCTAAGTAAACCTGATGATGTATTGTCAGCTGCAGAGAGATATATTGAACAAAATGGGCCAGAAGCATTTGAGAAGCTCATCAACAAG GTTCTTGGTGAACCCACCTTCATGAAACCCTTTGCTGCGGCTCTTGTTCAATCTATGGAAAAGAATCTAAAGGTTACAAGCCCCCTTACAAGCTTCAAGCTTCTCAGATGGTCACACTATCTTTTGAAATGGAGCCAGTTTGCCACACTTTCAAAAGGTGCCTTCTCTAGATTGGCCAATGCACAGGCAGTCTTATGTCAAGTTCTTATGGATGGGTCCTTTCGTCGGCGCCGCACTTGCAAACAGTTATTCATTCAACTTTTCTCTGAG CCTATTGGAATATATAAGATGTACATAGAGGAGGTCAGAGATTTGAGGATTTCATTGAGGGATTCTCCTTCATTCTTAAATCTAATACTGGATTTCACCATTACATCACCATCATTATCCGCTGAGTACAAG CCAGTGTTCCTTGATTTGTATGTCAAAACCATCTTGTAtcaccacggcacgatggccggcatcacaaagAAGAGCGGGGCATCAtacggccggccggagaactGA